aatatgtttgtctagcatatgtaaggccttgggttcaatccctagcaccaaacacacacacacacacacacacacacacacacacacacacacgactccATAAGAACAAAAATGACTTCTCAtaatttctaagattcaaggaaaGATTCAAAACAGTAAAATGATGGGCTGAGgattagcttagtggtagagcacttccttaGCATGTTCAGGGACATggtctcaatccccagcactacaaatacATGCCCATACTCACACCTACACACAACTACCTATAAAACAATACCCAGAGACTCTACcaccaaaagaaacaaaatagttCCTCACCAGATACTTCatcctttttcctcttctttGGCTTGGAGGCAGTAGACTCACAAGTTGATACAGATGATTCTGAATGGCAACCTATTTGGGGCACAATAATCTCTTTtagacctaaaaaataaaaaagatttctgAATTATTAATACTATCCAAGAGTAAGTATGGGCCCCCATTTAGAGAAAAACTAATTTATAAAAATCTAAATCCCCAACACAAAAGATGGAATGATTGCTGCTTTAAAATAAGTTCCTTGAGCCTGGCCTGATGGTGCATACCTTTAATTCCAGtgccttgggatgctgaggcaggaggatcacaagttggaaaccagcctcagcaacttagtgataccttgccttaaaaaaataaaaagggggttggggttgtagctcagtggtagagtgcttgcctaggatatgtgaggccctgggttcaatcctcagcaccacatataataaataaacaaaataaaggcattatgtccacctacaactaaaaataaattaaataaatacaaagggctggggttataactTGGtcataaagcaccctgggttcaatccacagtaccacataaaaataatgataaaaataagtTCCTTGAAAAAATTCCCCAAAACATACGCATTTATTCATAGATCATTAACTTGATAGAAGACTCTACTACAGAGtaatataaaactaaaagttgggagCGGCTACCTGTTAATTATCATGAAGAAAATCATGAAGAAATTAAAAGTGtacagctgggcatagtggcacatgcctgtaattttagcaacttgggaggctgaggcaggattttaAGTTGGAGGTCATCCTCGGCAACTTAGATCCtatctaaaaacaaaaattaaaaaaagggctggtaaTGTAGTTCCATGGTACAGGGCCCTTGGGATTGATCCCCAGTATCAGAGTatcagtactgccaaaaaaaaaaaaaaaaaaaaaaaaaaaaaaatatatatatatatatatatatatatatatatatatatatgtacatgaaaACACGAGACTTGATGAAGAAGCTTCTAAAGGTCTTTTGATTAAGGTGCTAGTTTTCCCTCATCTTCAGGTAGGAAACAAGAGTGAAAGGGATTTGTTCTTTTTTGCTGTTGCTGTTAACATAAAACAACTGTGAAGTAAAACAAAGTAAAGCTAAGTTTGCTAGATTTATTGCCTCAATAAAAATGCCCAACTCTCTTCATCAAATTTATCCATCCAACAAATCAACCAAGCAATCAACCTTTATGCTGACTGGGATTAAAAGAAGGAATGCTTTTCATTTGAATTATCCAGCAACTGTTTCTGAAGGTTGCCAGAACAATCTCCAAATCTATCAGTGAAACTCTTTCATTGCTATTTTAGAAAAACAGAGAACTACACGTCAATCATACCACCTACCGCTGGAATCAAAATTTAGGAAGTCTGAGAATTCCTGAGCCAATGTCTCATCACTGGCAAAGGCACAGATGCAAGCAAAGAAATGAATGCATCTCTGGGATGCCTCTTCCTTAGAAGAACTTGACTTGTGCGATTTTAGAGTCTGACAGGAGCAGAAGAAGCGGCGCTCAGGCAAGCTTTTGGCACTGATTTTCTGCACAAAAGATGTATGCAAATATCCCAAACTATGCTTCTGGCTTGCCTTGCATTTCACCAccaagatgtttttagtaatcctctGTACCAGGGGACCCGTGGGTTCTGTGGCCAACTGCCAAATGGTCTGTTTGGTTTCTGGGGAGGCCTGCATGGCATTCAAGACTGAACTCTTCAGGGTCAGAGGGGTAGCTTCTGCCTGGCAATTCACTGCCAGTTTGATGTGTTGGCATTGGTTTTCCACAACGCCTTGGGTAGCAGCTTTCAGGCAGGATGGGACGTAACACCGTCCAGAGCTCAGCTGTGTGATGATAGTTCCATCTACTGTCTGGATTGTCGTCTCTGAAACACCAAGCTCCACAAAGCATCGGTAATCAGGACCCCGGTCTCTTTGCCGTACAGAGTAGACCTGCAGATCAGAGCCTGTGATGATTTTGACAGCTTCAACACTAGGCTGCTTCCGTGCACCATAGCGAAATATGGTTCCACATGTCTTGTTCTTACAGCTCAGGCCCCGGGTTCCATTGTATGTGCCGCAGCGGGGACACTTTCTGATTCCCctcaatgtggccttccccaagtCAGACAAAAAAGCTGGGACTTTAGTCCTCAGAGAATTTGGTTCCATTTTTCACAGGCCCTAGGAAGACAAGCCCATTAGGATGAGtacacagtcacacacacacacacacacacacacacacacacacacacagctgaagTCACTTGTAATATTTAGCATAGTGTGTATAAACTATCCAATATTTTGAAATCATATCACAAAACAACATTAATCTAAATcatcaaatgaaataaaaagtggataaaactggggctggggttgtggctcagtggtagaacacttgtctagcacatgtgagacactggattcgatcctcagcatcacaaaataaaggtattgtgttcagctacaactaaaaaatatacttaaaataaaTTGGATAAAACTTTTCTTTCTACTTCTCTATACGtttaaaaaattctactgtagCAACCAAAGCATTTTTCCATGATCTGTTCTGTATAGCATTTGAAGTTATTTCACCAAATTTGTTTtatctgggtttttgttttgttttttggtactaggggcattctaccactgagatacagccccaacccttaaaaaatttttttttggtaaattgtgaggcaaggtcttgctaaactgcccagtctggccttgaacttaggatcctcctgcatcagcctcccaaatcaccgtGATTACAGGTGAGCACAACCACATGTAGCTATTTAATCAAATCTTGAATGCATAGATGTTTAACTTAAGCAAGGACTAGAGAACAGGAAAGACagattctttctctttctccattTCCCATAAAACCCAGTCCAGTCCTACCTGTACTAGCTGCCAGGGCATCTGAAAAACAGTGTAACCTGAATTTATAAGACTTAAAGTGTGTTTCATTAGTTTGTGATGATCAGAGAGGACAGGTAAAGGCATGATCATTTGCAGAGTAAATGATACTGCTTAACACAAAGTCTTCTCAATTTTGAATTCTATGGTGTAACAATGCAGACATTCTGCCTCCTCCTTCTTGACCAGCCAATCGCAAAGCTCCTGCCCAATTTTCCACAGTCAAAGATTCCCACTTCCCTAAGTGGAGATTTTGGTGGTCTACaagtaaaacaagaaaaaaaaaatattaatatcataCAAAGATGAGATGGTTCAGACAGAATACAGGCTGGGAGTacagttcagtagtagagcacaaACTTAGCATGAGTgagagcctgggttcaatcctcagcgcgcacacacacacacacacacaaaaaaaaaaaagataacaaaagaaataaaaatcacagaagctaagtttttcacaattatttgAGAAATAGTTGACAAATTGTTATAGAAATGGTTAAATATTTTATACTTCTAACTTCAAGAAAGTGAAACAAAGTTAACTTTACTCCACCTCCAGTTGACAAGAACAACTAGAGCCATGATATAGAATTGGCCAAATGCTCATCTTTCCTAAAAGTAATATATTACATTCCTAAGAGTGCTTTATGGCTAGGCTTcctgttgccatgtcctgagctgctttcctccaccataatcttctaccatgatgttctgcctcatctctggccccaaggaatggagtcggccatccatggactaagacctctaaaaccTAGATCATCATCATTGTAAAGAGGCAAGCTTGTCACCACACCCATCCAGTGCATAATTTAACTGTGGATTCTTTGCAAACACAGCTGCAATTGGCGTTTGTCTTCTGCAAAAGATTCACACAGTGAAAAGGTGTTTGATGGTGGAAGTCTCTAATCTCACTTATCAATGTTGTATTTTCAAGTCCACAAAGGTGCTAAAGGAAACAAAAAGAGCCTGTCTTTAGAGGAGATGGTAAAACTGAAGATGGAAAATGAGCTGGAGTATAATTTTTGTAATTAATGCCAAGGAGAACAACCAGATCCTTCatgaaatatttgttggtattaaaTTTAAATAAGACTAGAAAATTTGAAGTCAGATATAAATGTCAACTATTATGATTTTTACAAGACAGCAAAACTATGAAACagaaaaacatttatttaatgaacACTGATTGACCAGGTACTGTTAAAAAAAAGAGTGCTTTACATTCTCTAGATTGCTTTCACATTCATTATTTCATTTGGATTTCACAATATATCTCATTTAAGCCAAACAATTGCTCTacagatgaaaataaaaaaaaaaatatgtaattccTTCCTTTCCAGCCAGCAATATTGGCAATGCTGTTTCTGCAAACACACAAAAATCTAAGAGTACCAAGTTTCTACCTGTGATTTTCCCCCTCaatattatgaaaaatttcaaagaTATAAAATTATACAGTGAGTTCCTCATGTGCCCACCCATTGAGTTTTacaattaacattttattatatttgcTTTATTATGTCTAGTAATCCTTCCTTCTGTCAGTTCCTCTCATATTTTGATGTATTTCAAATTAAAAGCCCCGCATGgtgacatacacctgtaatcccagcagtttgggaggctaaggaagaaggatcctgagttcaaagccagcctcaaaaacttagcgaagccctaagcaactcagcaagactgtgtctctaattaaataaaaaaaaaagggctggggatgtggctcagtggtaaagtgcccctggttcaatctctggtacacacacacacacacacacacacacacacacacacaaattccaacaacaaaaaacaaaaacaaagcaaataacAAGTTTGGCATGGATATCATtatctaaatatttatttatacagtACTGGGTTTAACTCAAGAGCActcttactactgagctacatcctcaactgtttttacttttttattttgaaacagggtctcaataaattgctgaggctagcctcaaacttgctatcatCCATCTTCAGTCCCCCTAGTCacagggatcacaggcatgcactgcCACACCTGGTTaacatttaatgttttaaatattgaattttaatgctttttaaaaaagtaatctgatttttaaattagcagttagcattgttttccccccaattTCAAAGGacgatttacttttttttttttttttttttggaacattgattgaaccacttagccacatctgtagacctttttattttgaaatgatttggctaaattgccaaggctggctttgaatttgcaatcctcttgcctcagcctcctgactcactgggattacagtcgtgtacttccattcccagcttttgctGTTTGCTTTATGCCCTGTAGAAGGCAACTTGCTAGTATCTTTCAAAATTACAACTGCATATTTGTTCTTTGGGAACCTAGGACTTGGCACATGTCagataagtgctctatcactgagttacagccccagccctgcatatttcttaaaaacaacaatcaacaacaacaacaaaagattttcatgggctgaggatgtagttcaaaGGCAgactgcttgcctaacatgtctaagaccctgagttcaatccccagcactgaaaaaaataaataaataaaaaagttcaaCTTTGGAACTTATTTTGTAGAAAAGCTACAAAGATAGTACAAAGAATTCCTGTATATGCTTCACCCAGTTTTCCCCTAAGATTAATATCTTACATAACTATGAGACATCTGTCACAATAAGGTTTAACACTGGTGCAATACGACTCACTCTACTACAGACTTCATTTGGATTTCACCAATTTTTCTAATgccttctttttaaaagaataaactgTCTACTTTAGAATAATTATAGATTTTCTGAAAAGCTGCAGATAGAATAGAGTTTGCAGATACCCCTAACTCATATTCTTCTGACATTAACCAATAGTGATGTACTACATATTACCACAGGACATTTGTCAAAACTAAGAAACCAGCAGAGGCACCTTATTAACTGAACTCCAGTCTTAGTCTTTTTTCTCTCCAGGAGTCAATCCAAAATATCACATTACATTTAGCTATCACATCTCCTTAGTCTTCACAGGCCTGTGAGTTACTATGTTTCCTTGGTCTTAATAATCCTAACATATTTTGAAGAGTCAGGAATTTTATAGAATGTTCCTCAATTTAAGGTTGCTGATATTTCCTCTGCATACTCCTTTAGTATAATTCCACTAATAAGAATTTATCTTACAGATTCCCACATGTGTAAATGAGGGAAATATAAAGCTACTCACAAGCACTTTTGTTAACAGTAGAGCTCACAAATACCtaatgtccttcatagatgaaactggataaattaattatgtcatacatatacatacatatatgtaaaatGGAATACTTTCCCAAAAGTAAGCTTTCCTTatagctttaaaaaaacaaaagccaggcacaatggcacacacctgtaatcccagtgattcaggaggctgaggaaggaggatcacatgttcaaggttagcctctgcaatttagtgagaccctcagcaacttaacaaaactgtctcaaaaacaaaaatataaacaaacaaataacaacaacaacaacaacaacaacaaaacccaggggatatagctcagtgataaagcaccctttTGTCCAATCTCcaggttacaaaaaaaaaaaaaaaaaaaacttggggatgtagcttagtggtgccaatccccagcaacacacacacacacacacacacacacacatacacacaaagtacATATTTGTGGATACCATGTAATGTCTCAATATATGTAAACATTGTATAATGTTCAAATCAGAATAAACATATCTATCTCttctataaatatataaacattctAAGATACTGCCAAACTGTTGATAACAACatggctgtaccattttacattttctCCAACAACCCAAAAGGATTCCCACTTTTCTACCCCTGGCCAGTGCTTGTTATAGTCTTCTTCATTATGGCCATTTGATTAGTGGACCTAAAATGGTATCTCACCATGGTTTTATTTACAAATCTCTAATGAATAATAATGTTGCGCCACCTTTCTCATGCTTAGGTAATCATATGGAATATTTATGCTATATCAAAGAAGCCAGACACTAAAGACCACATGTTATGTGAttccatttaaataaaatatccagaatagcaAAGTATATAGAGATGAAAGCAAATTAGTAAACTggacatagtggtgcatgccaataatcccagacttgggaggctgaggcaggaggatcctgagcttGAGACTACcctcatcaatttagtgagaccctcagcaacttagtgagaccctgactcaaaataaaaagggctggaaatgtcacTCAGTGataagtgccccagagttcaatccctagtcctaaaacataaattaaaaataaaagaaagcataTTCGTGGCTGCCACAGCTGGAAGAAAGGGGAAATTG
Above is a genomic segment from Callospermophilus lateralis isolate mCalLat2 chromosome 14, mCalLat2.hap1, whole genome shotgun sequence containing:
- the C14H2orf42 gene encoding uncharacterized protein C2orf42 homolog isoform X2, with translation MEPNSLRTKVPAFLSDLGKATLRGIRKCPRCGTYNGTRGLSCKNKTCGTIFRYGARKQPSVEAVKIITGSDLQVYSVRQRDRGPDYRCFVELGVSETTIQTVDGTIITQLSSGRCYVPSCLKAATQGVVENQCQHIKLAVNCQAEATPLTLKSSVLNAMQASPETKQTIWQLATEPTGPLVQRITKNILVVKCKASQKHSLGYLHTSFVQKISAKSLPERRFFCSCQTLKSHKSSSSKEEASQRCIHFFACICAFASDETLAQEFSDFLNFDSSGLKEIIVPQIGCHSESSVSTCESTASKPKKRKKDEVSGAQMNNSLMPPDAVSSNLRKSGLKKPVVASSLKRQACGQLLDEAQVTLSFQDWLASVTERIHQTMHYQFDAFVRKDALPLGTFSKYTWHITNILQVKQILDTPEMPLEITRSFIQNRDGTYELFKCPKVEVECIAETYGRIEKQPVLRPLELKTFLKVGNTSPDQKEPTPFIIEWIPDILPQSKIGELRIKFEYGHHRNGHVADYQDQRAPLDQPLELAPLTTITFP
- the C14H2orf42 gene encoding uncharacterized protein C2orf42 homolog isoform X1, whose amino-acid sequence is MEPNSLRTKVPAFLSDLGKATLRGIRKCPRCGTYNGTRGLSCKNKTCGTIFRYGARKQPSVEAVKIITGSDLQVYSVRQRDRGPDYRCFVELGVSETTIQTVDGTIITQLSSGRCYVPSCLKAATQGVVENQCQHIKLAVNCQAEATPLTLKSSVLNAMQASPETKQTIWQLATEPTGPLVQRITKNILVVKCKASQKHSLGYLHTSFVQKISAKSLPERRFFCSCQTLKSHKSSSSKEEASQRCIHFFACICAFASDETLAQEFSDFLNFDSSGLKEIIVPQIGCHSESSVSTCESTASKPKKRKKDEVSGAQMNNSLMPPDAVSSNLRKSGLKKPVVASSLKRQACGQLLDEAQVTLSFQDWLASVTERIHQTMHYQFDGKPEPLVFHIPQSFFDALQQRISIGSAKKRLPNSTTAFVRKDALPLGTFSKYTWHITNILQVKQILDTPEMPLEITRSFIQNRDGTYELFKCPKVEVECIAETYGRIEKQPVLRPLELKTFLKVGNTSPDQKEPTPFIIEWIPDILPQSKIGELRIKFEYGHHRNGHVADYQDQRAPLDQPLELAPLTTITFP